The following coding sequences are from one Limisphaera ngatamarikiensis window:
- a CDS encoding glycosyltransferase family 2 protein, with the protein MRFTIVTPSYRPGPWLRLCIASVADQGVPVEHIVQDAGSDDGTLEWLRHDSRVRLQVEPDQGMYDAINRGLRRGTGEICGWLNADEQYLPGALRAVADCFEARPEVDVVFGDVIMVDGRGQYLFHRRVEPPRLAHTWTCHLSTYSCGMFFRRRLLDPGGFWLDPTWRYGGDGEWMVRLLRAGIRMTVLGRFTSAFTWTGGNLSRQQGARQEWLRLRRTAPLWMRWLTPWWVLTHRLRRWWLGSYRQEPFEFAIYTLEDPTRRRIQYVARPVGHWTEPCV; encoded by the coding sequence ATGCGGTTCACGATCGTCACACCCAGTTATCGTCCGGGTCCGTGGCTGCGGCTGTGCATTGCTTCGGTGGCGGACCAGGGCGTGCCGGTCGAACACATTGTCCAGGACGCCGGTTCCGACGACGGGACGCTGGAATGGTTGCGCCACGATTCGCGGGTTCGGCTCCAGGTCGAACCGGACCAGGGGATGTACGATGCCATCAACCGCGGTCTCCGTCGCGGCACGGGGGAGATCTGTGGCTGGCTCAACGCGGATGAACAGTACCTGCCGGGCGCACTTCGGGCCGTGGCCGATTGCTTCGAGGCACGGCCGGAGGTGGACGTGGTGTTCGGCGACGTGATCATGGTGGACGGGCGGGGTCAATACCTCTTCCATCGCAGGGTTGAGCCGCCCCGCCTGGCCCACACCTGGACATGCCATCTCAGTACGTACTCCTGCGGGATGTTTTTCCGGCGCCGGCTCCTGGATCCGGGCGGCTTTTGGCTGGATCCCACCTGGCGTTACGGTGGGGACGGCGAATGGATGGTGCGGCTGTTGAGGGCCGGCATCCGGATGACCGTACTGGGCCGGTTCACCTCGGCGTTCACCTGGACCGGGGGGAACCTGAGTCGGCAGCAAGGTGCCCGGCAGGAATGGTTGCGCCTGCGCCGGACCGCCCCCTTGTGGATGCGCTGGCTCACACCGTGGTGGGTGTTGACCCATCGGCTGCGCCGCTGGTGGCTTGGCAGTTATCGTCAGGAACCCTTCGAGTTCGCCATCTACACGCTGGAAGATCCCACCCGGCGGCGGATCCAATACGTGGCGCGGCCGGTCGGGCATTGGACCGAACCGTGCGTGTGA